The following proteins are encoded in a genomic region of Porphyrobacter sp. CACIAM 03H1:
- a CDS encoding ABC transporter permease, producing the protein MLWIAIRMLTGDAQKFYGLLFGIGFSTLLITQQMTIFVNLVERGASGVYNAPEAQVWVMDPVSRTTDVSYAMPSTALDKVRSVPGVEWAVPHLRAVANVRTAEGDLEGVTVIGVDDATLIGLPKRMAVGDKSVFFAPDTVVIDDVGVDRLFSNGASPLGERLELNDQRAIIRGIADAIPSFTSQVTLYTRYSSALNFVPGTRNRLSFVLVGIRAGETPEGVAARIERETGLKAETRAELARAGVDFIIENTGIPINFGITVFLGFVVGVAIVGLTFSLFLRDNIKQFGALKAIGVTNSKIMQMVAAQAGMVGSIGYGLGVVGTVAFIKGFGSNPFFKGFYIPWQIPLISLVAVVVILAITGFVAIRSVLRTEPAAVFR; encoded by the coding sequence GTGCTCTGGATCGCAATCAGGATGCTCACCGGGGATGCCCAGAAGTTCTACGGGCTGTTGTTCGGCATCGGTTTTTCGACCCTGCTCATCACCCAGCAGATGACGATCTTCGTGAACCTCGTCGAACGCGGGGCGAGCGGGGTCTACAACGCGCCCGAGGCGCAGGTTTGGGTGATGGACCCGGTCAGCCGCACCACCGACGTCAGCTACGCCATGCCCTCGACCGCGCTCGATAAGGTGCGTTCGGTGCCGGGCGTGGAATGGGCGGTGCCGCACCTGCGCGCGGTTGCCAATGTCCGCACTGCCGAAGGCGACCTCGAGGGCGTTACGGTGATTGGGGTCGATGATGCGACGCTGATCGGTCTGCCCAAGCGTATGGCGGTGGGTGACAAGTCGGTGTTCTTCGCCCCCGATACGGTCGTGATCGACGATGTCGGCGTCGACCGCCTGTTCTCGAACGGGGCGAGCCCGCTGGGCGAGCGGCTCGAGCTGAACGACCAGCGCGCGATCATCCGCGGCATCGCTGACGCGATCCCCTCCTTCACCAGCCAGGTCACGCTCTACACCCGCTATTCGAGCGCGCTCAATTTCGTCCCCGGCACCCGCAACCGCCTGTCCTTCGTGCTGGTCGGCATCCGCGCGGGCGAGACCCCCGAAGGCGTCGCGGCGCGGATCGAGCGGGAAACCGGCCTCAAGGCCGAGACCCGCGCCGAACTGGCCCGCGCCGGGGTCGACTTCATCATCGAGAACACCGGCATCCCGATCAATTTCGGGATCACCGTGTTCCTCGGCTTCGTCGTCGGGGTGGCGATCGTGGGCCTGACCTTCAGCCTGTTCCTGCGCGACAACATCAAGCAGTTCGGCGCGCTGAAGGCGATCGGCGTGACCAACAGCAAGATCATGCAGATGGTCGCGGCGCAGGCCGGGATGGTCGGCTCCATCGGCTACGGGCTCGGCGTGGTCGGCACGGTCGCCTTCATCAAGGGCTTCGGCTCCAACCCCTTCTTCAAGGGTTTCTACATTCCCTGGCAGATCCCGCTGATCAGCCTTGTCGCGGTGGTGGTGATCCTTGCCATCACCGGCTTCGTGGCGATCCGCAGCGTGCTCAGGACCGAACCGGCGGCAGTGTTCCGGTGA
- a CDS encoding ABC transporter ATP-binding protein, whose product MDTARTPGCDAEAAICARGITRDFEAGQTTIRVLHGIDTDIRPGELTYVVGESGSGKTTLISIMCGILWPTEGEVKVFGTDIYKLTDTELVNFRLKNIGFIFQQYNLIPSIDAAANAAVPLIAQGVPIDEARERAKVLLEKLNIGNQADKLPRQLSGGQQQRVAIARALVHEPRLVVCDEPTAALDASSGRRVMDLLREVAVSPDRACIIVTHDNRIFDLADRIIVLEDGRITHDGTEMPDDH is encoded by the coding sequence ATGGACACGGCCCGAACTCCCGGCTGCGATGCCGAGGCGGCGATCTGCGCGCGCGGCATCACCCGCGACTTCGAGGCCGGGCAGACCACCATCCGCGTGCTCCACGGCATCGACACCGACATCCGCCCGGGCGAGCTCACCTATGTCGTGGGCGAGAGCGGGTCGGGCAAGACGACGCTGATCTCGATCATGTGCGGGATCCTCTGGCCGACCGAGGGCGAGGTGAAGGTGTTCGGCACCGACATCTACAAGCTGACCGACACCGAGCTGGTCAATTTCCGCCTCAAGAACATCGGCTTCATCTTCCAGCAATACAACCTCATCCCCTCGATCGACGCCGCTGCCAACGCCGCCGTGCCGCTGATCGCGCAAGGGGTCCCGATCGACGAGGCGCGCGAGCGGGCCAAGGTGCTGCTCGAGAAGCTCAACATCGGCAACCAGGCCGACAAGCTTCCGCGCCAGCTTTCGGGCGGGCAGCAGCAGCGCGTCGCCATCGCCCGCGCGCTGGTGCACGAGCCGCGCCTCGTGGTGTGTGACGAGCCGACCGCGGCGCTCGACGCCTCATCGGGGCGGCGCGTGATGGACCTGCTGCGCGAGGTCGCCGTCTCGCCTGACCGTGCCTGCATCATCGTCACCCACGACAACCGCATCTTCGATCTCGCCGACCGCATCATCGTGCTGGAAGACGGGCGCATCACCCATGACGGGACCGAGATGCCCGATGACCACTGA
- a CDS encoding efflux RND transporter periplasmic adaptor subunit, giving the protein MFRNLSFARQILPALALIGLAVAAWIILVGLPDRSTAEPAEQPPKAVGDLAGKPRVAGAGIVEPASEVIDIGSALSGLVTEVRVRPGDRVAKGEVLFTVDARAARASLDQAEAAIREARASIAEAGAAQRTARQQLDLYRNLADPAAVSRSEVIRAEGEEAAATSRLGLARARLASAEAAAAAARTEIERLTVRAPIAGEILAVNIRSGEFVSTQGGGNSAPFIQMGETNPLHVRVDIDENEIARVALGQPAVISPRGAAEMHVKATFVRAEPQVVPKRSLTNSAAERVDVRVLQLIYALPPSDAFRVGQQIDAFIPAKAGAAAKSEG; this is encoded by the coding sequence ATGTTCCGCAACCTAAGCTTCGCCCGCCAGATCCTCCCGGCCCTCGCGCTGATCGGCCTCGCCGTCGCCGCATGGATCATCCTCGTCGGCCTGCCTGACCGCTCGACCGCCGAGCCGGCCGAACAGCCGCCCAAGGCGGTCGGCGACCTCGCCGGGAAACCGCGCGTGGCAGGCGCGGGGATCGTCGAGCCGGCGAGCGAGGTGATCGACATCGGCTCGGCCCTCTCGGGCCTCGTCACCGAGGTGCGGGTGCGCCCGGGCGACCGGGTCGCGAAGGGCGAGGTGCTGTTCACCGTCGATGCCCGCGCCGCCCGCGCGAGCCTCGACCAGGCCGAAGCCGCGATCCGCGAGGCGCGCGCCTCGATCGCCGAGGCGGGCGCCGCGCAAAGGACTGCGCGCCAGCAGCTCGATCTCTACCGCAACCTCGCCGATCCCGCCGCCGTCAGCCGCTCGGAAGTGATCCGCGCCGAAGGCGAGGAAGCCGCCGCGACCAGTCGCCTCGGCCTCGCCCGCGCGCGCCTCGCCAGCGCCGAGGCCGCCGCCGCCGCCGCGCGCACCGAGATCGAGCGCCTCACCGTGCGCGCGCCGATCGCAGGCGAGATCCTCGCGGTGAACATCCGCTCGGGCGAGTTCGTCTCCACCCAGGGCGGGGGCAACAGCGCCCCCTTCATCCAGATGGGCGAGACCAACCCGCTCCACGTGCGTGTCGACATCGACGAGAACGAGATCGCCCGCGTGGCGCTCGGCCAGCCCGCCGTCATCTCCCCGCGCGGCGCGGCCGAGATGCACGTCAAGGCCACCTTCGTGCGCGCCGAGCCGCAGGTGGTGCCCAAGCGTTCGCTCACCAACTCCGCCGCCGAACGCGTCGATGTGCGGGTGCTCCAGCTGATCTATGCCCTGCCGCCCTCGGACGCCTTCCGCGTCGGCCAGCAGATCGACGCCTTCATCCCCGCCAAGGCCGGCGCGGCCGCCAAGTCGGAGGGCTGA
- a CDS encoding efflux transporter outer membrane subunit yields MRRAPRLAAALLPLALAACALQPAPEIATPTPELPPAFFFRPEAGAGAELAALLPQDDPAWQTLSQAAIAEGPSLAEALARIDTARAGARRAGAERLPNITADTSVTRNRINPAQFGQAGQQGFIPREQTSYGANINATWDIDLFGQLKAEERAALARIDAASAQAQGVRLALLAEIAASITDWRTLDARAVAIKADAAAARQLAALAKTREDAGIAPGFDRVRADATASSSAVRLAALESERARLVGRLVTLTAQDADTVRAALAAPAPALALASAPAALPSELLANRPDVAAAAANLAAADADLAAAARARFPRITLSGVIGLLSFRPQDFFDDSIVGTLSGGIAGPLLDFGRVGAGIDAAAGDKRAAFAAYRGAVFTALGDAEAAYGTLTAADAEARLSVDERDQLARAASLAETRYRAGLASFLEVLEARRAADASGERAAAALGRAARARIVLWQALGGEVLEVVSAA; encoded by the coding sequence ATGCGCCGCGCCCCGCGCCTCGCCGCCGCGCTTCTGCCGCTGGCCCTTGCGGCCTGCGCGCTCCAGCCCGCGCCGGAGATCGCCACCCCGACCCCCGAGCTGCCGCCCGCCTTCTTCTTCCGCCCCGAAGCGGGGGCCGGGGCCGAGCTTGCCGCGCTACTGCCGCAGGACGACCCGGCGTGGCAGACGCTCTCGCAGGCGGCCATCGCCGAGGGCCCGAGCCTTGCCGAGGCGCTCGCCCGGATCGACACCGCCCGTGCCGGCGCGCGCCGCGCCGGGGCCGAACGCCTGCCCAACATCACCGCCGACACAAGCGTCACCCGCAACCGGATCAACCCGGCGCAGTTCGGCCAGGCCGGCCAGCAGGGCTTCATCCCGCGCGAGCAGACCTCCTACGGGGCGAACATCAACGCCACCTGGGACATCGACCTGTTCGGCCAGCTCAAGGCCGAGGAACGTGCTGCCCTCGCCCGGATCGACGCCGCCTCCGCGCAGGCGCAGGGCGTGCGCCTCGCCCTGCTCGCCGAGATCGCCGCGAGCATCACCGACTGGCGCACGCTCGACGCGCGCGCCGTGGCGATCAAGGCCGATGCCGCCGCCGCGCGCCAGCTTGCCGCCCTTGCGAAGACGCGCGAGGACGCCGGTATCGCCCCCGGCTTCGACCGCGTGCGCGCCGATGCGACCGCCAGCTCCTCGGCTGTGCGCCTCGCCGCGCTGGAGAGCGAGCGGGCACGGCTGGTCGGCCGACTGGTGACGCTCACCGCGCAGGATGCCGACACGGTGCGTGCCGCGCTGGCCGCCCCCGCCCCTGCGCTGGCCCTCGCTTCCGCACCCGCCGCCCTGCCCTCCGAACTACTCGCCAACCGGCCCGATGTCGCCGCGGCCGCCGCGAACCTCGCTGCCGCCGACGCCGACCTCGCCGCCGCCGCCCGTGCGCGCTTCCCGCGCATCACGCTGTCAGGGGTGATCGGGCTGCTGTCGTTCCGCCCGCAAGACTTCTTCGACGACTCAATCGTCGGCACCCTCTCCGGCGGAATCGCAGGCCCGCTGCTCGACTTCGGGCGGGTGGGCGCCGGGATCGACGCGGCCGCAGGCGACAAGCGCGCCGCCTTCGCCGCCTATCGCGGAGCGGTGTTCACCGCACTGGGAGATGCCGAGGCGGCCTATGGCACACTCACCGCCGCCGATGCCGAGGCGCGGCTTTCGGTCGACGAACGCGACCAGCTCGCACGCGCCGCAAGCCTCGCCGAAACCCGCTACCGCGCAGGGCTCGCAAGCTTCCTCGAAGTGCTCGAAGCACGCCGCGCCGCCGACGCCAGCGGCGAACGCGCTGCGGCGGCGCTGGGCCGGGCGGCGCGGGCGCGGATCGTGCTGTGGCAGGCGCTGGGTGGTGAGGTGCTGGAGGTCGTATCCGCCGCCTGA
- a CDS encoding transposase: MMGERTVAQEALFYSFNLERHVPADHLLRSIDRFVDLSGIREHLRPFYSATGRPSVDPELMIRMLIIGYCMGI; encoded by the coding sequence ATGATGGGCGAGCGGACGGTGGCGCAGGAGGCGCTGTTCTACAGCTTCAACCTGGAACGGCATGTGCCGGCGGATCACCTGCTGCGCTCGATCGACCGGTTCGTTGACCTGTCGGGCATTCGCGAACATTTGCGGCCTTTCTATAGTGCGACCGGTCGGCCCTCGGTCGATCCCGAGCTGATGATCCGGATGCTGATCATCGGCTATTGCATGGGCATT
- a CDS encoding TolC family protein — MTVSSRLLALSLGAALLAGCAGSPPPLPVAPPPPAAWSVDDPAIAVGEVRLDWWHAFGSAELDTLVARALAANHDLVAADANLRAARALAREARRARGVSGGAGAGVQRLRESSQAQPPVFITPEPFPDQTIANLGVDFAWEIDLAGGSAANARAAGAEADAALWERRRAEAAVAAQVVRAWLDLVRAEQLASLLRRRLDAMDRMLAVGASRAARGAATASDVAPLERLRAETAGELPLLDLAARNALRRIAVLTGEDPVGSARAFAAGVSRTPATPQALTVGDPRQLLRLRPDVQIAEARLIAAFERAGASRAALYPSLSLGAGTSLLAAPGALDEAGAFRFSIGPSINWGIFNLGQVRARIRASDAASEAAAAQWQGSLLAALEEADGAIDAWRSARSAAASAEAAHSAAGRAAATVRARARAGAASAFELAEAEADLLAAVASSLAAEANQREAWANVHLALGAGWTPD; from the coding sequence ATGACCGTCTCCTCCCGCCTTCTCGCCCTCTCGCTCGGCGCCGCGCTGCTCGCCGGATGCGCAGGCTCGCCCCCGCCGCTCCCCGTCGCCCCGCCGCCGCCTGCGGCCTGGTCGGTCGATGATCCGGCCATCGCGGTCGGCGAGGTCCGGCTCGACTGGTGGCACGCCTTCGGTTCGGCCGAGCTCGACACGCTGGTGGCGCGTGCGCTTGCGGCCAATCACGATCTGGTCGCCGCCGATGCCAACCTCAGGGCCGCCCGCGCGCTGGCACGCGAGGCACGCCGCGCGCGCGGGGTGAGCGGCGGGGCGGGCGCCGGGGTGCAGCGCCTGCGCGAATCCTCGCAGGCCCAGCCTCCGGTGTTCATCACGCCCGAGCCCTTTCCGGATCAGACCATCGCCAATCTCGGCGTCGATTTCGCCTGGGAGATCGACCTCGCCGGCGGCAGCGCCGCCAATGCCCGCGCGGCCGGAGCGGAAGCCGACGCTGCCCTGTGGGAGCGCCGCCGCGCCGAGGCGGCGGTCGCCGCGCAGGTGGTGCGCGCGTGGCTCGATCTTGTGCGGGCGGAGCAGCTCGCATCGCTCCTGCGCCGGCGGCTCGATGCGATGGACCGGATGCTCGCGGTCGGTGCCAGCCGGGCCGCGAGGGGTGCGGCAACGGCGAGCGACGTCGCCCCGCTCGAACGCCTGCGCGCCGAGACCGCGGGCGAGCTGCCGCTGCTCGACCTTGCCGCCCGCAATGCCCTGCGGCGGATCGCGGTGCTGACCGGCGAGGACCCGGTCGGCAGTGCGCGGGCCTTTGCGGCGGGCGTCTCCCGCACGCCCGCAACCCCGCAAGCGTTGACTGTCGGCGACCCGCGCCAGCTTCTCCGCCTGCGCCCCGACGTGCAGATCGCCGAAGCGCGCCTGATCGCCGCCTTCGAGCGCGCCGGTGCCTCGCGCGCGGCGCTCTATCCCAGTCTGTCCTTGGGTGCGGGCACGAGTTTGCTGGCCGCGCCGGGCGCGCTCGACGAAGCCGGAGCCTTCCGCTTTTCCATCGGGCCTTCGATCAACTGGGGGATCTTCAACCTGGGCCAGGTGCGCGCGCGCATCCGCGCCTCCGATGCCGCGAGCGAGGCGGCGGCCGCGCAGTGGCAGGGAAGCCTTCTCGCCGCGCTCGAGGAAGCCGACGGCGCGATCGACGCATGGCGTAGCGCCCGCAGCGCCGCCGCCTCGGCCGAGGCCGCCCACAGCGCCGCCGGTCGCGCCGCCGCCACGGTCCGCGCCCGCGCGCGCGCCGGTGCGGCCAGTGCCTTCGAGCTGGCCGAAGCGGAGGCGGATCTCCTCGCCGCAGTGGCCAGCAGCTTGGCTGCCGAAGCAAACCAGCGCGAGGCATGGGCTAACGTCCACCTAGCTCTGGGAGCTGGCTGGACACCCGACTAA
- a CDS encoding efflux RND transporter permease subunit, giving the protein MSITAAALKRSRFTLAAAIALFLSGLVAMLDFPATEEPFVEVRVATVEAYLPGASSTRVEQLVARPVEDKLREIADIKTIETTVRPGSLITTVTLHDGTPAARMPAIWQKLRAKLAEARAGLPEGTSDYVINDEFARVAVRSLALTGKGYSAGQLEDWAKAARDRLQSVEGVERISLHGVRPERVFVELAPQRLAATGLTYDSLAAQLAEHNIVASAGAIDTGRRLLAIEPSGDLPDETALAGIPVALPDGTSLPLSALGSIARGPADPPELAALFNGEPAVVLGISMRPGSNVLSFADRLDARIAEVSADLPAGMKLASVTDQSEVVAHDLTKVGQTFLETVAVVMLVVVLFLGWRAGLVTGVIVPLTVMGTLLVMRLLGIELHMVSIAAVIIALGLFVDNGIVVVEDYQRRLMLGEDRRAAAIAAGHTMAAPLLTSSLAIIFAFAPLAAGVSDTAEYMRSLAIVLAVTLLLSLLLALTVTPLMAEMFAGAHDDAHGDSGWLARVRGWYEGKVRQVIAHPSLVAGAMAGLLALSLGLFATIPSELLSESARPQVQVPIELAPGASTRATLDVAQKASALLADRKAFPEIESNVVYVNDGGPRFILGLNPPLAAPHRAYGIVNLAEGADAPAVVARLRKVLGERFPEARIEPKRFSLGVSEANTAVFRLTGPDRAELERGAAALKQALGRVPGAEDVRDDGEGRIVRLAVEIDQARALAAGVSSAAVARALETATSGLPVTMLRQGEAQVPVVLRAPAADRTLPERLGALPVFGTKGAVALHEIAEIRLADQPSVLLRRDQSPVITVTARAPGMTSQGIVDAVQPAIDDLKLAPGHRLELGGDIEEAADANAGIEQYFPLALLGMAGLFLWQFGSLRKTAIIMASIPFVLIGASVGLKLSGEAMSFTATLGLLALAGIIVNNAVLLLERVQEEREAGLGLADAVAAAAAVRLRPIVMTKLTCITGLVPLFLFGGALWRPMAAAMIGGLALGTLITLVLIPALYILLFRERQAASAA; this is encoded by the coding sequence ATGTCGATCACCGCCGCGGCGCTCAAGCGCAGCCGCTTCACCCTTGCCGCCGCCATCGCCCTGTTCCTTTCAGGGCTCGTCGCCATGCTCGATTTTCCCGCCACCGAAGAACCCTTCGTCGAGGTGCGGGTGGCAACCGTCGAGGCCTATCTGCCCGGCGCCAGCAGCACGCGGGTGGAACAGCTCGTCGCGCGTCCCGTCGAGGACAAGCTGCGCGAGATCGCCGACATCAAGACCATCGAGACGACGGTGCGCCCCGGCTCGCTGATCACCACGGTGACGCTCCACGACGGCACCCCGGCCGCGCGCATGCCCGCGATCTGGCAGAAGCTGCGTGCCAAGCTCGCCGAGGCCCGTGCCGGGCTGCCTGAGGGCACCAGCGACTACGTGATCAACGACGAGTTCGCCCGCGTCGCGGTGCGCAGCCTCGCGCTCACCGGCAAGGGCTACAGCGCCGGCCAGCTCGAGGACTGGGCCAAGGCGGCGCGCGACCGGCTGCAGTCGGTCGAGGGCGTGGAGCGCATCTCGCTCCACGGGGTCCGGCCCGAGCGGGTGTTCGTCGAACTCGCCCCGCAGCGCCTCGCCGCCACGGGCCTCACCTACGACAGCCTCGCCGCGCAGCTTGCCGAGCACAACATCGTCGCCTCGGCCGGGGCGATCGACACCGGGCGCCGCCTGCTCGCGATCGAGCCGAGCGGCGACCTGCCGGACGAAACCGCCCTCGCCGGCATTCCCGTCGCGCTGCCCGACGGCACCAGCCTGCCGCTCAGCGCGCTCGGCAGCATCGCCCGCGGCCCCGCCGACCCGCCCGAACTCGCCGCGCTCTTCAACGGCGAGCCTGCGGTGGTGCTCGGCATCTCGATGCGCCCCGGTTCCAACGTCCTCAGCTTCGCCGACCGGCTCGACGCGCGCATCGCCGAGGTTTCCGCCGATCTGCCCGCTGGGATGAAGCTCGCCAGCGTCACCGACCAGTCCGAAGTGGTGGCGCACGATCTCACCAAGGTCGGCCAGACCTTCCTCGAGACCGTGGCAGTGGTGATGCTGGTGGTGGTGCTGTTCCTCGGCTGGCGCGCAGGGCTGGTGACCGGCGTGATCGTGCCGCTGACGGTGATGGGGACGCTGCTCGTCATGCGCCTGCTCGGCATCGAGCTCCACATGGTCTCGATCGCGGCGGTGATCATCGCGCTCGGCCTGTTCGTCGACAACGGGATCGTGGTGGTGGAGGATTACCAGCGCCGCCTGATGCTGGGCGAAGACAGGCGTGCGGCGGCGATTGCGGCTGGGCACACCATGGCCGCGCCGCTGCTCACCTCGAGCCTCGCGATCATCTTCGCCTTCGCGCCGCTTGCCGCCGGGGTCAGCGACACCGCCGAATACATGCGCAGCCTCGCCATCGTGCTCGCGGTCACGCTGCTGCTGTCGCTCCTGCTCGCGCTCACCGTAACCCCGCTGATGGCCGAGATGTTCGCGGGCGCGCATGACGATGCCCACGGGGACAGCGGCTGGCTCGCCCGGGTGCGCGGCTGGTATGAAGGCAAGGTCCGGCAGGTGATCGCGCATCCCTCGCTGGTGGCGGGCGCGATGGCCGGGCTGCTGGCGCTCTCGCTCGGCCTGTTTGCGACGATCCCGTCCGAACTCCTGTCCGAGAGCGCGCGCCCGCAGGTGCAGGTGCCGATCGAGCTCGCCCCCGGGGCCTCGACCCGCGCGACGCTGGATGTGGCACAGAAAGCCTCCGCCCTGCTGGCCGATCGCAAGGCCTTCCCCGAGATCGAAAGCAACGTGGTCTATGTCAACGACGGCGGCCCGCGCTTCATCCTCGGCCTGAACCCGCCGCTTGCCGCGCCGCACCGGGCCTATGGCATCGTCAACCTCGCCGAAGGGGCCGATGCCCCTGCGGTGGTGGCGCGGCTGCGCAAGGTGCTGGGCGAGCGCTTCCCCGAAGCCCGGATCGAGCCCAAGCGCTTCTCGCTCGGCGTTTCCGAGGCCAACACCGCGGTGTTCCGCCTGACCGGCCCCGACCGCGCCGAACTCGAACGCGGTGCCGCGGCGCTTAAACAGGCGCTCGGGAGGGTGCCGGGCGCGGAGGACGTGCGCGACGACGGCGAGGGGCGGATCGTGCGCCTCGCGGTCGAGATCGATCAGGCCCGCGCGCTCGCCGCCGGGGTGAGTTCGGCGGCGGTCGCCCGCGCGCTCGAAACCGCGACCAGTGGCCTCCCCGTCACCATGCTGCGCCAGGGCGAGGCGCAGGTGCCGGTGGTGCTGCGCGCGCCCGCCGCCGACCGCACCCTGCCCGAACGGCTCGGCGCACTGCCGGTGTTCGGCACCAAAGGCGCGGTTGCCCTGCACGAGATCGCCGAGATCCGCCTCGCCGACCAGCCGAGCGTGCTGCTGCGCCGCGACCAGAGCCCGGTCATCACCGTCACCGCACGCGCGCCGGGCATGACCTCGCAGGGGATCGTCGATGCGGTGCAGCCCGCGATCGACGACCTCAAGCTCGCCCCCGGCCACCGGCTGGAGCTCGGCGGCGACATCGAGGAGGCGGCCGATGCCAATGCGGGCATCGAGCAATATTTCCCGCTCGCCCTCCTCGGCATGGCGGGGCTGTTCCTGTGGCAGTTCGGATCACTCAGGAAGACGGCGATCATCATGGCCTCGATCCCCTTCGTGCTGATCGGCGCCTCGGTTGGACTCAAGCTGAGCGGCGAGGCGATGAGCTTCACCGCCACGCTCGGCCTGCTCGCGCTTGCCGGAATCATCGTCAACAATGCGGTGCTGCTGCTCGAACGGGTGCAGGAGGAACGCGAGGCCGGGCTTGGCCTGGCCGATGCGGTCGCCGCCGCCGCTGCCGTGCGCCTGCGCCCGATCGTGATGACCAAGCTCACCTGCATCACCGGCCTCGTCCCGCTGTTCCTGTTCGGCGGCGCCCTGTGGCGACCGATGGCGGCGGCGATGATCGGCGGGCTCGCGCTGGGCACGCTCATCACCCTCGTCCTGATCCCCGCGCTCTACATCCTGCTGTTCCGCGAGCGGCAGGCCGCGAGCGCCGCCTGA
- a CDS encoding efflux RND transporter periplasmic adaptor subunit: MTASALALALSACSGGEEPAATLPRTVLVAPVTTPQGGEALAIGTVRGENQGMVAAAQGGRVLALYVDVGARVTQGQVLARLDAAAAQLRSRQAEAEARQAGIVAEERARNADRAAKLHADAAASDAELEAARGEARAAAAASDAARAAATAARRDAAEGVLRAPVSGVIAERRTSLGAVLAPGEVAFAIEGTGERLIDVVLPETLARTLRPGDVLAFRHPGGAGEARVAGISARAHGGGGGRMAVLAVIAGDPAPGLVVDLALRSDPGAAVSVPLAAVLKGRGGSEAVLVVGADKRLRQAPVTLKGLAGSQALVTGKLAPGELVVAAGGEFLEPGLTVRPQRAQR; encoded by the coding sequence GTGACAGCATCCGCTCTCGCCCTTGCGCTCTCCGCCTGCAGCGGCGGCGAGGAACCCGCTGCCACGCTGCCGCGCACCGTGCTGGTCGCGCCGGTCACGACGCCCCAAGGCGGCGAAGCGCTCGCGATCGGGACCGTGCGCGGCGAGAACCAGGGGATGGTCGCGGCCGCGCAGGGTGGCCGCGTGCTGGCGCTCTACGTCGATGTCGGCGCGCGCGTCACGCAAGGCCAGGTGCTGGCCCGGCTCGATGCCGCTGCGGCGCAGCTGCGCAGCCGCCAGGCCGAGGCCGAGGCGCGTCAGGCCGGCATTGTCGCCGAGGAACGCGCCCGCAACGCCGATCGCGCCGCCAAGCTTCACGCCGATGCCGCCGCCTCCGACGCCGAACTCGAAGCCGCGCGCGGCGAGGCCCGCGCTGCTGCCGCCGCCAGCGATGCCGCCCGCGCCGCCGCCACCGCCGCGCGGCGCGACGCTGCCGAAGGTGTGCTGCGCGCGCCCGTAAGCGGGGTCATTGCCGAGCGCCGCACCAGCCTCGGCGCGGTGCTCGCACCCGGCGAGGTCGCCTTCGCGATCGAGGGCACGGGCGAACGCCTGATCGATGTCGTCCTGCCCGAGACGCTCGCCCGCACCCTGAGGCCCGGCGATGTGCTGGCCTTCCGCCATCCCGGCGGCGCGGGCGAGGCGCGGGTCGCCGGCATCAGCGCCCGCGCCCACGGCGGCGGGGGCGGGCGGATGGCGGTGCTCGCGGTGATCGCGGGCGATCCCGCGCCCGGCCTGGTGGTCGACCTTGCCCTGCGCAGCGATCCGGGCGCCGCCGTCAGCGTTCCCCTGGCGGCCGTGCTCAAGGGGCGCGGGGGGAGCGAGGCCGTGCTCGTGGTCGGCGCCGACAAGCGCCTGCGCCAGGCGCCCGTCACGCTCAAGGGCCTTGCCGGGTCGCAGGCGCTGGTCACCGGCAAGCTCGCGCCGGGCGAGCTTGTGGTCGCGGCCGGCGGCGAGTTCCTCGAACCCGGCCTCACCGTCCGGCCGCAGCGCGCCCAGCGCTGA
- a CDS encoding TetR/AcrR family transcriptional regulator: MRKPIHPQRTLGRPINSEARAQRRAQILDGARACFLRKGFHAATTAEISAEAGVSVANLYQYFPAKDDLVKALIEDDLAEDLALVRVVEEAGSLREGLETIGVLLAAEPAYVEQTRLKLEIVAEAARNPVIAAVVEDADAKMVKAMAALLERRQHAGEVCKDADATVIAHLILALYDGLYGRLAFSSENAAAMTLAANQMIIAAFTEGSQPGA; encoded by the coding sequence ATGAGAAAGCCGATTCACCCCCAGCGCACGCTGGGTCGCCCCATCAACTCCGAAGCGCGCGCGCAGCGGCGGGCGCAGATTCTCGATGGCGCGCGCGCCTGCTTCCTGCGCAAGGGCTTCCATGCCGCCACCACGGCAGAGATCAGCGCCGAGGCAGGCGTCAGCGTCGCCAACCTCTACCAGTATTTCCCGGCCAAGGACGACCTCGTCAAAGCTCTGATTGAGGACGACCTTGCCGAGGACCTAGCGCTCGTGCGGGTGGTCGAGGAGGCGGGCAGCCTGCGGGAGGGGCTGGAGACGATCGGCGTGCTGCTGGCGGCAGAGCCCGCCTATGTCGAACAGACCCGCCTCAAGCTCGAGATCGTCGCCGAAGCCGCGCGCAATCCGGTGATCGCCGCAGTCGTCGAAGACGCCGACGCCAAGATGGTCAAGGCGATGGCCGCGCTGCTCGAGCGCCGCCAGCACGCTGGCGAGGTCTGCAAGGACGCCGATGCCACCGTGATCGCCCATCTCATTCTTGCGCTCTATGACGGGCTCTACGGAAGGCTTGCCTTTTCGTCGGAGAACGCCGCCGCGATGACCCTTGCCGCAAACCAGATGATCATCGCAGCCTTCACCGAAGGGTCGCAGCCTGGCGCCTGA